A window of the Streptomyces sp. Ag109_O5-10 genome harbors these coding sequences:
- a CDS encoding beta-ketoacyl synthase: MTRRVAVTGIGIVAPGGVGVPAFWDLLASGRTATRGITFFDPSGLRSRIAAECDFDPAAHGLDAGEIERADRYIQFALVAGDEAVRDSGLDLGREDPWRIGVSLGTAVGGTTRLEHDYVLVSGAGQRWDVDHRQAQPQLHRAFSPSTLASAVAERFGAQGPVQTVSTGCTSGLDAVGYAFHTVQEGRADICIAGASDSPISPITMACFDAIKATSPNNDDPEHASRPFDNRRDGFVMGEGGAVLVLEELEHAKARGAHIYCQLDGYATFGNAYHMTGLTSEGLEMARAIETALDHARLDPTAIDYVNAHGSGTRQNDRHETAAVKKALGQHAYSTPMSSIKSMVGHSLGAIGAIEVVACVLALAHQVVPPTANYETPDPECDLDYVPRVARERRLNGVLSVGSGFGGFQSAVILTRQRGRTR, translated from the coding sequence GTGACCCGGCGCGTGGCGGTTACGGGCATAGGCATCGTCGCTCCGGGGGGTGTGGGCGTACCGGCGTTCTGGGATCTGCTCGCCTCGGGCCGGACCGCGACGCGCGGCATCACCTTCTTCGACCCCTCGGGCCTCAGGTCGCGGATCGCCGCCGAGTGCGACTTCGACCCGGCGGCACACGGCCTGGACGCCGGGGAGATCGAGCGGGCGGACCGGTACATACAGTTCGCCCTGGTCGCCGGCGACGAGGCGGTCCGGGACTCGGGTCTCGACCTCGGCCGGGAAGACCCCTGGCGGATCGGGGTCTCCCTGGGGACGGCGGTCGGTGGCACCACCCGGCTGGAGCACGACTACGTCCTGGTGAGCGGCGCGGGCCAGCGCTGGGACGTGGATCACCGGCAGGCGCAGCCCCAGCTGCACCGGGCGTTCTCCCCGAGCACGCTGGCCTCCGCGGTGGCGGAACGATTCGGCGCCCAGGGTCCGGTGCAGACCGTGTCCACCGGCTGCACCTCGGGCCTGGACGCCGTCGGCTACGCCTTCCACACCGTCCAGGAGGGCCGCGCCGACATCTGCATCGCCGGTGCCTCGGACTCCCCGATCTCACCCATCACCATGGCCTGCTTCGACGCGATCAAGGCCACCTCCCCGAACAACGACGACCCCGAGCACGCCTCCCGCCCGTTCGACAACCGCCGTGACGGGTTCGTCATGGGCGAGGGCGGCGCGGTGCTCGTCCTGGAGGAGCTGGAGCACGCCAAGGCCCGCGGCGCGCACATCTACTGCCAGCTCGACGGCTACGCCACCTTCGGCAACGCCTACCACATGACCGGTCTCACCAGCGAGGGCCTGGAGATGGCACGCGCCATCGAGACCGCCCTGGACCACGCCCGCCTCGACCCCACCGCCATCGACTACGTCAACGCGCACGGCTCCGGCACCCGGCAGAACGACCGCCACGAGACCGCCGCCGTGAAGAAGGCGCTCGGGCAGCACGCGTACAGCACGCCCATGAGCTCCATCAAGTCCATGGTGGGCCACTCGCTCGGCGCGATCGGCGCCATCGAGGTCGTCGCCTGCGTGCTCGCCCTGGCCCACCAGGTCGTCCCGCCCACCGCCAACTACGAGACCCCCGACCCCGAGTGCGACCTCGACTACGTACCGCGCGTCGCCCGCGAACGGCGCCTGAACGGCGTCCTGTCCGTGGGCAGCGGGTTCGGCGGCTTCCAGTCCGCGGTGATCCTGACCCGGCAGAGAGGACGGACACGATGA
- a CDS encoding ketosynthase chain-length factor, with product MSEPRSRRAAVTGIGVVAPNGTSTETFWKSVQEGRNVLDKVTRDGCEHLPMKVAGEVRDFDPAAAVEERLIVQTDRFTHFAMAAADLALEDARLGRADTEESPFDIGVVTAAGSGGGEFGQRELQQLWGKGSRFVGPYQSIAWFYAASTGQISIRRGFKGPCSVVAADEAGGLDALAHAARAVRRGTDVIVAGSTEAPIAPYSVVCQLGYEELSRETDPTRAYRPFTEQACGFVPAEGGAMLVVEDTGSARRRGLPVRATLDGHASTFTGASRWAESRAGLAQAIRGALAEAGCAPEEVDVVFADALGVPEADRAEALAITDALGAHGRRVPVTAPKTGIGRGYCAAPVLDTAAAVLAMEHGLIPPTPGVHDICHDLDLVTGSARAARPRTALVLSRGLMGSNSALVLRHGAAE from the coding sequence ATGAGCGAACCCCGGTCTCGACGGGCGGCCGTCACCGGCATCGGTGTCGTCGCGCCCAACGGAACCAGCACCGAGACCTTCTGGAAGTCGGTCCAGGAGGGACGCAACGTCCTCGACAAGGTGACCCGCGACGGCTGCGAGCACCTGCCCATGAAGGTGGCCGGGGAAGTCCGCGACTTCGACCCGGCGGCCGCCGTCGAGGAACGCCTCATCGTCCAGACCGACCGCTTCACGCACTTCGCGATGGCCGCGGCCGACCTGGCACTCGAGGACGCCCGGCTCGGCCGCGCCGACACCGAAGAATCGCCGTTCGACATCGGCGTGGTCACCGCGGCCGGCTCCGGCGGCGGCGAGTTCGGCCAGCGCGAGCTCCAGCAGCTCTGGGGCAAGGGCAGCCGGTTCGTCGGCCCCTACCAGTCCATCGCCTGGTTCTACGCGGCCAGCACCGGCCAGATCTCCATCCGGCGCGGCTTCAAGGGCCCCTGCTCGGTGGTCGCCGCCGACGAGGCCGGCGGCCTGGACGCCCTCGCCCACGCGGCCCGCGCGGTCCGCCGCGGCACGGACGTCATCGTGGCCGGCTCCACCGAGGCGCCGATAGCTCCCTACTCGGTGGTCTGCCAGCTCGGCTACGAGGAACTCAGCCGGGAGACCGACCCCACCCGCGCCTACCGCCCGTTCACCGAGCAGGCCTGCGGGTTCGTGCCGGCCGAGGGCGGCGCCATGCTCGTCGTGGAGGACACCGGCTCGGCCCGCCGGCGCGGACTGCCGGTCCGGGCCACCCTCGACGGCCACGCGTCGACCTTCACCGGCGCCTCCCGCTGGGCCGAGTCCCGGGCCGGGCTCGCCCAGGCCATCCGCGGGGCGCTCGCCGAGGCCGGCTGCGCTCCCGAGGAGGTCGACGTGGTCTTCGCCGACGCCCTGGGCGTCCCGGAGGCCGACCGGGCGGAGGCGCTGGCCATCACCGACGCGCTCGGCGCGCACGGCAGGCGGGTGCCGGTCACCGCGCCCAAGACCGGGATCGGCCGGGGCTACTGCGCGGCCCCGGTCCTGGACACCGCCGCCGCGGTGCTCGCCATGGAACACGGTCTGATCCCGCCGACCCCGGGTGTCCACGACATCTGCCACGACCTCGACCTCGTGACCGGCAGCGCGCGTGCCGCGCGGCCACGCACGGCACTGGTGCTCAGCCGGGGCCTCATGGGGTCGAACTCGGCGCTCGTGCTGCGCCACGGCGCGGCCGAGTGA